Proteins encoded by one window of Arabidopsis thaliana chromosome 2, partial sequence:
- a CDS encoding Leucine-rich repeat protein kinase family protein produces MKTHPQAILLCVLFFITFGLLHVVEAGNQEGFISLDCGLSPNEPPYVDAATDLTYTTDNDFVQSGKTGTIDKELESTYNKPILQLRYFPEGVRNCYTLNVTLGTNYLIRASFVYGNYDGLNKELEFDLYLGPNLWANVNTAVYLMNGVTTEEIIHSTKSKVLQVCLIKTGESIPIINSLELRPLINDTYNTQSGSLKYLFRNYFSTSRRIIRYPNDVNDRHWYPFFDEDAWTELTTNLNVNSSNGYDPPKFVMASASTPISKNAPFNFTWSLIPSTAKFYSYMHFADIQTLQANETREFDMMLNGNLALERYRPKTFATGTIYFIKPQICEGGQCIIELLKTSKSTLPPLCSALEVFTVIDFPELETNQDDVIAIKNIQNTYGVSKTSWQGDPCVPKRFMWDGLNCNNSYISTPPTITFLNLSSSHLTGIIASAIQNLTHLQNLDLSNNNLTGGVPEFLAGLKSLLVINLSGNNLSGSVPQTLLQKKGLKLNLEGNIYLNCPDGSCVSKDGNGGAKKKNVVVLVVVSIALVVVLGSALALFLVFRKRKTPRNEVSRTSRSLDPTITTKNRRFTYSEVVKMTNNFEKILGKGGFGMVYHGTVNDAEQVAVKMLSPSSSQGYKEFKAEVELLLRVHHKNLVGLVGYCDEGENLSLIYEYMAKGDLKEHMLGNQGVSILDWKTRLKIVAESAQGLEYLHNGCKPPMVHRDVKTTNILLDEHFQAKLADFGLSRSFPLEGETRVDTVVAGTPGYLDPEYYRTNWLNEKSDVYSFGIVLLEIITNQHVINQSREKPHIAEWVGVMLTKGDIKSIIDPKFSGDYDAGSVWRAVELAMSCVNPSSTGRPTMSQVVIELNECLASENSRRGMSQNMESKGSIQYTEVSTNFGTEYTPEAR; encoded by the exons atgaaaacacatCCTCAAGCAATTCTCTTATGTGTGTTATTCTTCATCACGTTTGGTCTTTTACATGTCGTTGAAGCTGGAAATCAAGAAG GATTCATCAGTTTAGATTGTGGGTTATCCCCCAATGAACCTCCTTACGTCGATGCTGCAACCGACTTAACATACACAACGGACAATGATTTCGTGCAGAGCGGTAAAACTGGTACAATCGATAAGGAATTGGAGTCAACCTACAACAAACCAATTTTACAGCTTAGGTACTTCCCCGAAGGAGTCCGAAACTGTTATACCTTGAACGTCACGCTCGGCACAAACTACCTGATCAGAGCCAGTTTCGTGTATGGTAACTACGATGGTCTTAATAAAGAACTCGAGTTTGACCTTTACCTTGGTCCTAATCTATGGGCAAACGTGAACACAGCTGTATATTTAATGAACGGAGTGACCACAGAAGAAATCATCCACAGTACCAAATCTAAGGTACTCCAGGTTTGTCTTATTAAGACAGGCGAGAGTATACCTATTATTAATAGCTTAGAGCTGCGACCACTTATAAACGATACTTACAATACTCAAAGTGGCTCGCTGAAATACTTATTTCGGAATTATTTCAGCACTTCAAGGAGAATAATACG GTACCCGAATGATGTCAACGATCGTCATTGGTATCCGTTCTTTGATGAGGATGCGTGGACAGAATTGACTACAAATCTCAATGTTAACAGTTCAAATGGTTATGATCCACCAAAATTTGTAATGGCTTCAGCCTCAACACCCATAAGTAAAAATGCGCCCTTCAACTTCACCTGGTCATTGATTCCTTCTACGGCCAAATTTTATAGTTACATGCACTTCGCCGATATTCAGACTCTACAGGCCAATGAAACCCGAGAATTCGACATGATGTTGAATGGAAACCTTGCCTTGGAACGGTATAGACCTAAAACGTTCGCCACAGGAACTATATACTTTATTAAACCACAAATATGTGAAGGAGGGCAATGCATCATAGAGTTATTAAAAACGTCAAAGTCTACTCTTCCTCCGCTTTGTAGTGCCCTCGAGGTTTTCACCGTGATCGATTTCCCCGAATTGGAAACAAATCAAGATGATG TTATTGCTATCAAGAATATCCAAAATACTTATGGAGTGAGTAAAACTAGCTGGCAAGGAGATCCATGTGTTCCTAAACGGTTTATGTGGGATGGCTTAAACTGCAACAACTCGTATATTTCCACACCACCTACAATAACTTTTTT AAACCTATCATCAAGTCATTTAACGGGGATCATTGCATCTGCCATTCAAAACCTAACCCACCTGCAAAATTT GGACTTGTCAAATAACAATTTGACAGGAGGAGTACCCGAGTTTCTTGCTGGCTTAAAATCACTCTTAGTCAT AAACTTAAGTGGGAATAATCTTAGTGGTTCTGTTCCTCAAACCCTTCTCCAGAAGAAAGGACTTAAGttaaa TCTTGAAGGAAATATTTATCTTAATTGTCCGGATGGATCATGTGTAAGCAAAGACGGAAATGGAGGTGccaagaaaaagaatgttGTAGTATTGGTTGTGGTATCAATTGCACTTGTAGTAGTTCTTGGATCTGCATTAgctctttttttggtgtttagaaaaagaaaaacaccaCGCAATGAAG TTTCTAGAACATCTAGATCATTAGACCCGACAATAACGACGAAAAACAGAAGATTTACTTATTCGGAAGTTGTAAAGATGACAaataattttgagaaaatccTTGGTAAAGGAGGGTTTGGAATGGTCTATCATGGAACTGTGAATGATGCTGAACAAGTAGCCGTTAAAATGTTATCACCCTCATCATCTCAAGGGTATAAAGAATTCAAAGCAGAG GTAGAACTCCTTCTCAGAGTTCACCATAAAAATTTGGTTGGCCTCGTTGGATATTGTGATGAAGGAGAAAATTTATCTCTCATCTACGAGTACATGGCTAAAGGAGATCTTAAAGAACATATGTTAG GAAACCAAGGTGTATCTATTTTGGACTGGAAAACTAGACTAAAGATAGTGGCCGAGTCCGCGCAAG GGCTGGAATACTTGCATAATGGATGCAAACCACCAATGGTACATAGAGATGTCAAAACCACAAATATATTGTTGGATGAACATTTTCAGGCCAAGCTTGCTGATTTCGGTCTTTCGAGATCTTTTCCTCTTGAAGGAGAAACCCGTGTGGACACAGTTGTTGCTGGAACTCCTGGGTACCTTGATCCAGA ATATTATCGAACAAATTGGTTGAACGAGAAAAGTGATGTTTATAGCTTTGGAATCGTACTATTAGAGATCATCACAAACCAACATGTGATCAACCAAAGTCGTGAAAAACCACATATAGCTGAATGGGTTGGGGTGATGCTTACAAAAGGAGACATCAAAAGCATTATAGATCCAAAATTTAGTGGAGATTATGATGCTGGTTCTGTCTGGAGAGCAGTTGAACTAGCAATGTCGTGTGTAAATCCTTCTTCAACTGGAAGACCAACCATGTCTCAAGTTGTAATCGAATTAAATGAATGTTTGGCATCAGAAAACTCAAGGAGAGGAATGAGTCAAAACATGGAGTCAAAGGGATCTATCCAATATACAGAAGTCAGCACGAACTTTGGTACTGAATATACCCCTGAAGCTCGCTAG
- a CDS encoding Leucine-rich repeat protein kinase family protein (Leucine-rich repeat protein kinase family protein; FUNCTIONS IN: kinase activity; INVOLVED IN: protein amino acid phosphorylation; LOCATED IN: endomembrane system; EXPRESSED IN: sperm cell; CONTAINS InterPro DOMAIN/s: Protein kinase, ATP binding site (InterPro:IPR017441), Protein kinase, catalytic domain (InterPro:IPR000719), Serine-threonine/tyrosine-protein kinase (InterPro:IPR001245), Protein kinase-like domain (InterPro:IPR011009), Serine/threonine-protein kinase, active site (InterPro:IPR008271); BEST Arabidopsis thaliana protein match is: Leucine-rich repeat protein kinase family protein (TAIR:AT3G21340.1); Has 164391 Blast hits to 122229 proteins in 4417 species: Archae - 101; Bacteria - 13737; Metazoa - 44157; Fungi - 9996; Plants - 77212; Viruses - 425; Other Eukaryotes - 18763 (source: NCBI BLink).), protein MKTHPQAILLCVLFFITFGLLHVVEAGNQEGFISLDCGLSPNEPPYVDAATDLTYTTDNDFVQSGKTGTIDKELESTYNKPILQLRYFPEGVRNCYTLNVTLGTNYLIRASFVYGNYDGLNKELEFDLYLGPNLWANVNTAVYLMNGVTTEEIIHSTKSKVLQVCLIKTGESIPIINSLELRPLINDTYNTQSGSLKYLFRNYFSTSRRIIRYPNDVNDRHWYPFFDEDAWTELTTNLNVNSSNGYDPPKFVMASASTPISKNAPFNFTWSLIPSTAKFYSYMHFADIQTLQANETREFDMMLNGNLALERALEVFTVIDFPELETNQDDVIAIKNIQNTYGVSKTSWQGDPCVPKRFMWDGLNCNNSYISTPPTITFLNLSSSHLTGIIASAIQNLTHLQNLDLSNNNLTGGVPEFLAGLKSLLVINLSGNNLSGSVPQTLLQKKGLKLNLEGNIYLNCPDGSCVSKDGNGGAKKKNVVVLVVVSIALVVVLGSALALFLVFRKRKTPRNEVSRTSRSLDPTITTKNRRFTYSEVVKMTNNFEKILGKGGFGMVYHGTVNDAEQVAVKMLSPSSSQGYKEFKAEVELLLRVHHKNLVGLVGYCDEGENLSLIYEYMAKGDLKEHMLGNQGVSILDWKTRLKIVAESAQGLEYLHNGCKPPMVHRDVKTTNILLDEHFQAKLADFGLSRSFPLEGETRVDTVVAGTPGYLDPEYYRTNWLNEKSDVYSFGIVLLEIITNQHVINQSREKPHIAEWVGVMLTKGDIKSIIDPKFSGDYDAGSVWRAVELAMSCVNPSSTGRPTMSQVVIELNECLASENSRRGMSQNMESKGSIQYTEVSTNFGTEYTPEAR, encoded by the exons atgaaaacacatCCTCAAGCAATTCTCTTATGTGTGTTATTCTTCATCACGTTTGGTCTTTTACATGTCGTTGAAGCTGGAAATCAAGAAG GATTCATCAGTTTAGATTGTGGGTTATCCCCCAATGAACCTCCTTACGTCGATGCTGCAACCGACTTAACATACACAACGGACAATGATTTCGTGCAGAGCGGTAAAACTGGTACAATCGATAAGGAATTGGAGTCAACCTACAACAAACCAATTTTACAGCTTAGGTACTTCCCCGAAGGAGTCCGAAACTGTTATACCTTGAACGTCACGCTCGGCACAAACTACCTGATCAGAGCCAGTTTCGTGTATGGTAACTACGATGGTCTTAATAAAGAACTCGAGTTTGACCTTTACCTTGGTCCTAATCTATGGGCAAACGTGAACACAGCTGTATATTTAATGAACGGAGTGACCACAGAAGAAATCATCCACAGTACCAAATCTAAGGTACTCCAGGTTTGTCTTATTAAGACAGGCGAGAGTATACCTATTATTAATAGCTTAGAGCTGCGACCACTTATAAACGATACTTACAATACTCAAAGTGGCTCGCTGAAATACTTATTTCGGAATTATTTCAGCACTTCAAGGAGAATAATACG GTACCCGAATGATGTCAACGATCGTCATTGGTATCCGTTCTTTGATGAGGATGCGTGGACAGAATTGACTACAAATCTCAATGTTAACAGTTCAAATGGTTATGATCCACCAAAATTTGTAATGGCTTCAGCCTCAACACCCATAAGTAAAAATGCGCCCTTCAACTTCACCTGGTCATTGATTCCTTCTACGGCCAAATTTTATAGTTACATGCACTTCGCCGATATTCAGACTCTACAGGCCAATGAAACCCGAGAATTCGACATGATGTTGAATGGAAACCTTGCCTTGGAACG TGCCCTCGAGGTTTTCACCGTGATCGATTTCCCCGAATTGGAAACAAATCAAGATGATG TTATTGCTATCAAGAATATCCAAAATACTTATGGAGTGAGTAAAACTAGCTGGCAAGGAGATCCATGTGTTCCTAAACGGTTTATGTGGGATGGCTTAAACTGCAACAACTCGTATATTTCCACACCACCTACAATAACTTTTTT AAACCTATCATCAAGTCATTTAACGGGGATCATTGCATCTGCCATTCAAAACCTAACCCACCTGCAAAATTT GGACTTGTCAAATAACAATTTGACAGGAGGAGTACCCGAGTTTCTTGCTGGCTTAAAATCACTCTTAGTCAT AAACTTAAGTGGGAATAATCTTAGTGGTTCTGTTCCTCAAACCCTTCTCCAGAAGAAAGGACTTAAGttaaa TCTTGAAGGAAATATTTATCTTAATTGTCCGGATGGATCATGTGTAAGCAAAGACGGAAATGGAGGTGccaagaaaaagaatgttGTAGTATTGGTTGTGGTATCAATTGCACTTGTAGTAGTTCTTGGATCTGCATTAgctctttttttggtgtttagaaaaagaaaaacaccaCGCAATGAAG TTTCTAGAACATCTAGATCATTAGACCCGACAATAACGACGAAAAACAGAAGATTTACTTATTCGGAAGTTGTAAAGATGACAaataattttgagaaaatccTTGGTAAAGGAGGGTTTGGAATGGTCTATCATGGAACTGTGAATGATGCTGAACAAGTAGCCGTTAAAATGTTATCACCCTCATCATCTCAAGGGTATAAAGAATTCAAAGCAGAG GTAGAACTCCTTCTCAGAGTTCACCATAAAAATTTGGTTGGCCTCGTTGGATATTGTGATGAAGGAGAAAATTTATCTCTCATCTACGAGTACATGGCTAAAGGAGATCTTAAAGAACATATGTTAG GAAACCAAGGTGTATCTATTTTGGACTGGAAAACTAGACTAAAGATAGTGGCCGAGTCCGCGCAAG GGCTGGAATACTTGCATAATGGATGCAAACCACCAATGGTACATAGAGATGTCAAAACCACAAATATATTGTTGGATGAACATTTTCAGGCCAAGCTTGCTGATTTCGGTCTTTCGAGATCTTTTCCTCTTGAAGGAGAAACCCGTGTGGACACAGTTGTTGCTGGAACTCCTGGGTACCTTGATCCAGA ATATTATCGAACAAATTGGTTGAACGAGAAAAGTGATGTTTATAGCTTTGGAATCGTACTATTAGAGATCATCACAAACCAACATGTGATCAACCAAAGTCGTGAAAAACCACATATAGCTGAATGGGTTGGGGTGATGCTTACAAAAGGAGACATCAAAAGCATTATAGATCCAAAATTTAGTGGAGATTATGATGCTGGTTCTGTCTGGAGAGCAGTTGAACTAGCAATGTCGTGTGTAAATCCTTCTTCAACTGGAAGACCAACCATGTCTCAAGTTGTAATCGAATTAAATGAATGTTTGGCATCAGAAAACTCAAGGAGAGGAATGAGTCAAAACATGGAGTCAAAGGGATCTATCCAATATACAGAAGTCAGCACGAACTTTGGTACTGAATATACCCCTGAAGCTCGCTAG
- a CDS encoding Magnesium transporter CorA-like family protein (Magnesium transporter CorA-like family protein; FUNCTIONS IN: metal ion transmembrane transporter activity; INVOLVED IN: metal ion transport, transmembrane transport; LOCATED IN: membrane; EXPRESSED IN: 23 plant structures; EXPRESSED DURING: 13 growth stages; CONTAINS InterPro DOMAIN/s: Mg2+ transporter protein, CorA-like (InterPro:IPR002523); Has 30201 Blast hits to 17322 proteins in 780 species: Archae - 12; Bacteria - 1396; Metazoa - 17338; Fungi - 3422; Plants - 5037; Viruses - 0; Other Eukaryotes - 2996 (source: NCBI BLink).) translates to MMQQQDRIGDETDLESFTSSVPSRDASHRFSSHQFSGMVRQRAYIFDGDGKYYNKEWDLAEGTGKEFCWYHVELPKGNQKLSQSAQHLIDALCPPLKLQDILALASNGPFCGHVDGALVFRVNSPGPASSSNTFKIAARITENSVITVSLGRVPRLGFSPMGQSLLSEVPSVIEEHVLEFLLKMNHSEEADNPVPTSVSNLVVHIIDTHVDRLQDVVTELEIELDGVELEMDRGGFAMKKKMLDDRRFPKLHLNLQRLLQVIAHGEQVFPRVKEKCSTKPWFLAEDIHSLEELIGRLRRLKENVGFIANRVTAIQAGLDSWQAEQINRKLYYLSFLSIIFLPLSIITGVFGMNVGGVPWTGQDKPELRDGFRNVMYICLIMLVLVLCCFGFPALYSRIASWWGTRDMKRSWSLNRRSFKKIPNIVQERKGYLRL, encoded by the exons ATGATGCAGCAGCAAGATCGAATTGGTGATGAAACAGATCTTGAGTCTTTCACAAGTAGTGTTCCTAGTAGAGACGCTTCTCATAGGTTTAGTTCTCATCAGTTCTCAGGAATGGTTAGACAAAGAGCTTATATATTTGATGGTGATGGTAAATACTATAACAAAGAATGGGATCTTGCTGAAGGAACAGGGAAAGAGTTTTGTTGGTATCATGTTGAATTACCTAAAGGAAATCAGAAGCTTTCTCAATCTGCTCAGCATTTGATTGATGCTTTATGCCCACCATTGAAGCTTCAGGACATTCTTGCTCTTGCTAGTAATGGACCCTTTTGTGGGCATGTTGATGGAGCGCTTGTCTTTAGAGTTAATTCTCCTGGTCCTGCTTCTAGTAGTAATACGTTTAAGATTGCTGCGAGGATTACTGAGAACTCTGTGATCACTGTTTCTTTAGGACGAGTTCCTAGGTTAGGTTTCTCGCCTATGGGTCAATCGCTTCTCTCGGAAGTTCCTAGTGTGATTGAGGAGCATGTTCTTGAGTTCTTGTTGAAAATGAACCATTCTGAGGAAGCTGATAACCCTGTGCCAACTTCTGTTTCGAATCTTGTTGTGCATATTATTGACACACATGTTGATCGACTTCAAGATGTTGTTACTGAACTTGAGATCGAATTGGATGGGGTGGAGCTAGAAATGGATAGAG GTGGATTTGctatgaagaaaaagatgttgGATGATAGAAGGTTCCCGAAATTGCATCTCAACTTGCAGCGTCTATTGCAG GTGATTGCGCATGGAGAACAAGTATTTCCaagagtgaaagaaaaatgttcCACGAAGCCTTGGTTTCTGGCAGAAGACATCCACTCGTTGGAAGAGTTGATTGGGAGGTTAAGACGTTTAAAAGAGAATGTAGGCTTCATTGCGAACCGTGTGACTGCAATCCAAGCTGGGTTGGATAGCTGGCAAGCCGAACAAATCAACCGAAAGCTCTATTACCTCTCCTTTCTTTCCATCATATTCCTTCCTCTATCAATTATAACCGGAG TTTTTGGGATGAATGTTGGAGGAGTACCTTGGACGGGACAAGACAAACCGGAGCTAAGAGACGGATTCAGAAATGTGATGTACATCTGTTTGATAATGCTGGTTCTAGTGTTGTGCTGCTTCGGCTTTCCAGCGTTATATAGTCGCATAGCGTCTTGGTGGGGAACGAGAGATATGAAAAGAAGTTGGTCTCTTAACAGAAGATCGTTTAAGAAGATACCAAACATAgtccaagaaagaaaaggctACCTTAGGCTCTAA